In Desulfopila inferna, a single genomic region encodes these proteins:
- a CDS encoding citrate synthase — protein sequence MSEKATLTVGGASYELDVTTGSENEKCIDIQQLRAQSGYITMDPGFGNTGSCYSDITYVDGAKGILHYRGYPIEEIAEKASFVEICSLLIYGELPDAETLSKFQDALAEHAPLHTNLEHHFSGLPTASPPMAILSAMLNLVSCFHPDVLEVYSEGHGFDRTAALLLSKVRTIAAYSYRMSVGKPFNQPNPNLNYCANFLHMMFSDPYREYVPNPVIEKALSLFLVLHADHEQNCSTSTVRAVASSRANLFSSIASGVCALWGPLHGGANIGVIRMLEDIKSSGRPIDHYLEKAKDKDSDYRLMGFGHRVYKNFDPRSRILKNRLDELLAELNKKDPLLDIALELEEKTLKDEYFISRKLYPNVDFYSGLLLRAIGIPLDMYTVMFALGRMPGWIANWRELHDQRLRITRPRQIYTGSQERSFVPLEKR from the coding sequence ATGAGCGAAAAAGCAACCCTGACTGTAGGTGGCGCAAGTTATGAACTTGATGTCACGACTGGAAGTGAGAACGAGAAATGTATCGATATTCAACAATTGCGTGCACAATCGGGCTATATCACCATGGATCCGGGTTTTGGCAATACCGGGTCATGCTATTCGGATATCACCTATGTTGACGGTGCCAAAGGAATTTTGCATTATCGGGGCTATCCCATTGAAGAAATAGCCGAGAAGGCAAGTTTCGTGGAGATCTGCTCACTGCTTATTTACGGCGAACTTCCCGATGCCGAAACCCTGAGCAAATTTCAGGATGCCTTGGCGGAACACGCTCCCCTGCATACCAATCTCGAGCATCACTTCTCCGGGCTTCCCACGGCTTCGCCTCCCATGGCTATTCTGTCTGCCATGCTCAATCTGGTCTCCTGCTTCCATCCGGATGTATTGGAAGTATATTCGGAAGGACACGGATTTGATCGAACCGCCGCCCTGCTGCTTTCCAAGGTTCGGACAATAGCCGCCTACTCCTATAGGATGTCTGTCGGTAAACCCTTCAATCAACCAAACCCCAATCTCAACTACTGTGCCAATTTCCTGCATATGATGTTTTCCGATCCTTATCGGGAGTATGTTCCTAATCCCGTTATCGAAAAGGCCCTGTCGCTTTTTCTGGTACTCCATGCCGATCATGAACAAAACTGTTCTACCTCTACGGTCAGGGCAGTCGCCAGTTCCCGTGCAAATCTGTTCAGCTCCATCGCCTCGGGAGTGTGTGCGCTCTGGGGGCCGTTGCACGGCGGCGCCAATATCGGCGTGATCAGAATGCTGGAAGATATCAAATCCTCGGGCCGTCCGATTGACCACTATCTGGAAAAAGCAAAAGATAAAGACAGCGATTACAGGTTGATGGGATTTGGGCACAGGGTCTATAAGAACTTCGATCCCCGTTCACGCATCCTGAAGAACAGGCTGGATGAACTGCTGGCGGAATTAAATAAAAAAGATCCCCTTCTCGATATTGCCCTCGAGCTTGAGGAGAAAACCCTGAAGGATGAGTATTTTATCAGCCGCAAGCTCTACCCGAATGTGGATTTTTACAGCGGTCTGTTGTTGCGTGCGATAGGGATTCCCCTCGATATGTATACAGTGATGTTCGCCCTCGGCAGGATGCCCGGCTGGATAGCCAACTGGCGGGAGCTCCATGACCAGCGCCTGCGCATTACCAGGCCTCGCCAGATTTATACCGGGTCTCAGGAGAGGTCCTTTGTGCCCCTTGAAAAGAGATGA
- a CDS encoding YajG family lipoprotein, whose product MRNALILIGMLFVTACAPQYPLNTHLNLQVSPQAEQIYGGGATASIQGLDQRDNPEVVIYRISDPAVGITNLSPPHILIIERLAGGLRQQGLLVESSSPVNITVEVKELLAEVTRSKTLYITNAASSVQLVLENRGTTLTKNYGLKSNRQSLRKPKVDDLEELLNMQLSDIVNQILDDKKIQSFLSQE is encoded by the coding sequence ATGAGAAATGCTCTAATTTTAATCGGGATGCTGTTCGTGACGGCCTGTGCTCCTCAATATCCGTTGAACACTCATCTTAATTTGCAGGTCTCGCCGCAAGCCGAACAGATTTATGGCGGGGGAGCAACAGCGTCTATACAAGGGCTTGACCAGAGAGACAACCCGGAAGTCGTGATTTACAGGATTTCTGATCCTGCTGTTGGCATCACGAACCTCAGTCCACCGCATATCCTCATCATCGAACGCCTGGCAGGCGGATTGCGTCAACAGGGTCTGCTGGTCGAAAGTTCTTCACCGGTAAATATCACCGTTGAGGTAAAAGAACTCCTCGCCGAAGTGACCCGCTCCAAAACGCTGTATATAACCAATGCCGCCAGTAGCGTGCAACTGGTCCTGGAAAACCGGGGCACGACTCTCACCAAAAATTACGGTCTTAAGTCCAACCGCCAATCTCTCCGCAAACCGAAGGTCGATGACCTCGAAGAGTTGCTCAATATGCAACTCTCCGACATCGTCAACCAGATATTGGATGACAAAAAAATCCAGAGCTTCCTGAGCCAGGAGTAG